One part of the Nitrosophilus kaiyonis genome encodes these proteins:
- a CDS encoding lipoyl synthase, which translates to MNFQKPKVKAPSYELIHKTKNIIDKYSVNTICIESACPNISECFSRNSATFLILGDICTRKCKFCNVKHGKPNIVDSSEPKRVANAINELGLKYVVITSVDRDDLSDYGVSQYVKVTKEIKKINKNIKIELLTPDFHAKKELMDKIINSNPYKLSHNIETVESLYKNIMPGCSYKRSLKVLEYYAKTGILTKSSIMVGLGEKKEELIKTFYDLFNCGVKQISIGQYLSPSFKHHLVIKYYNKKEFDELKEIALDIGFDSVQSGILVRSSYYADKM; encoded by the coding sequence ATGAATTTTCAAAAGCCTAAAGTTAAAGCCCCATCTTATGAGCTTATTCATAAAACAAAAAATATAATTGATAAATATAGTGTTAATACAATCTGTATAGAATCAGCTTGTCCAAATATTAGTGAATGTTTTTCAAGAAATAGTGCAACTTTTTTAATTCTTGGAGATATTTGTACAAGAAAATGCAAATTTTGCAACGTTAAACATGGAAAGCCTAATATTGTTGATAGTAGTGAACCAAAAAGAGTTGCTAATGCTATAAATGAACTTGGTTTAAAATATGTGGTTATAACTTCAGTAGATAGAGATGATTTATCAGATTATGGAGTAAGTCAGTATGTAAAAGTTACTAAAGAGATAAAAAAAATCAACAAAAATATAAAAATTGAGCTTTTAACTCCAGATTTTCATGCAAAAAAAGAGCTAATGGATAAAATAATCAATTCAAATCCTTATAAATTATCTCACAATATTGAAACAGTAGAATCTTTATATAAAAATATTATGCCAGGATGTAGTTATAAAAGAAGCTTGAAAGTTTTGGAATATTACGCAAAAACCGGTATTTTAACTAAATCATCTATAATGGTTGGACTTGGTGAAAAAAAAGAAGAACTTATAAAAACTTTTTATGATTTATTCAATTGTGGAGTAAAACAAATAAGTATAGGACAATATCTATCCCCTTCTTTTAAGCACCATTTAGTAATTAAATATTATAATAAAAAAGAGTTTGATGAATTAAAAGAAATTGCCTTAGATATCGGATTTGATTCAGTTCAAAGTGGTATATTAGTTAGAAGCAGTTATTATGCAGATAAAATGTAA
- the gap gene encoding type I glyceraldehyde-3-phosphate dehydrogenase, translating to MKKVAINGLGRIGKMVLWHYITNRPKNVEIVIANGGSGTPEDLAYMLEFDSVHGKFPTKISYDENSLTVGDQKIEIVDERDPLKLPWAEKGIDIVLECTGKFTKGPDAAKHIEAGAKKVLISAPGKDVDLTVVMGVNDSWYDPNKHNIISNASCTTNSLAPAMKVLEENFGVEFASVTTVHAYTSSQVTIDRKKPGKHRRGRAAAVNIIPTTTGAAKATTEVLPELKGKMNAMALRVPVPDGAVTEIVANIKKEATEEEVNKAFENAMNSELKGILEITYKEVVSSDILGNPHSSIIDGLSTQVIGGKLVKVLAWYDNEFGYAGRLLELADMVASKM from the coding sequence ATGAAAAAAGTTGCGATTAATGGTCTTGGTAGAATTGGAAAAATGGTTCTTTGGCACTATATTACAAATAGGCCAAAAAATGTTGAGATAGTTATAGCAAATGGTGGCAGTGGGACTCCTGAAGATTTAGCATATATGCTTGAGTTTGACTCAGTTCATGGAAAATTTCCTACTAAGATTAGCTATGATGAAAACTCTTTAACAGTTGGAGATCAAAAAATAGAGATTGTTGATGAAAGAGATCCTTTAAAACTTCCTTGGGCTGAAAAAGGCATAGATATAGTTTTAGAATGTACTGGTAAATTTACAAAGGGACCTGATGCTGCAAAACATATAGAAGCTGGAGCAAAAAAAGTTTTAATATCTGCTCCTGGAAAAGATGTTGATTTAACTGTAGTAATGGGAGTAAATGATAGCTGGTATGATCCAAATAAACATAATATCATCTCTAATGCAAGCTGTACAACAAACTCTTTAGCTCCTGCTATGAAAGTATTGGAGGAAAATTTTGGAGTAGAATTTGCATCAGTTACAACAGTTCACGCATATACTTCAAGCCAAGTTACTATAGATAGAAAAAAACCAGGTAAACATAGACGTGGTCGTGCAGCTGCAGTAAATATTATACCAACAACAACAGGAGCTGCCAAAGCTACTACAGAGGTTTTACCTGAACTTAAAGGCAAAATGAATGCAATGGCTCTAAGAGTTCCTGTTCCTGATGGTGCAGTAACAGAAATAGTTGCAAATATTAAAAAAGAGGCAACTGAAGAAGAAGTTAATAAAGCTTTTGAAAATGCTATGAACAGTGAATTAAAAGGTATTTTAGAGATAACTTATAAAGAGGTTGTCTCTTCTGATATTCTTGGAAATCCTCACTCTTCTATTATTGATGGTTTATCTACTCAAGTAATTGGCGGAAAATTGGTAAAAGTTTTAGCTTGGTATGATAATGAGTTTGGATATGCAGGCAGACTTTTAGAACTTGCTGATATGGTTGCTTCAAAGATGTAA
- the lipB gene encoding lipoyl(octanoyl) transferase LipB, which yields MKIVDLDLIEYKKALNLMDKYIDDVEKNRENILFFCRHYPVYTVGSDKIDIDVDVLKTDRGGSITYHDEGTLMVYFIFKINSPALFYKKVVKSFKKFFEKVDKNIFYDYKRPGFYIENRKIASLGFRYKKGISKHGVAIHINSNLENFNKIKPCNLEGVVATSFRKENIHITFEEVKKELIEIIKYEFSKA from the coding sequence ATGAAAATAGTAGATTTAGATTTGATTGAATATAAAAAAGCTTTAAATTTGATGGATAAATATATAGATGATGTTGAAAAAAATAGAGAAAATATACTGTTTTTTTGCAGGCACTATCCAGTTTATACAGTTGGAAGTGATAAAATTGATATAGATGTAGATGTTTTAAAAACTGATAGAGGAGGTTCTATAACATATCATGATGAGGGGACTTTAATGGTCTATTTTATATTTAAGATAAATTCCCCTGCTCTATTTTATAAAAAAGTTGTCAAATCATTTAAAAAATTTTTTGAAAAAGTTGATAAAAATATATTTTATGATTATAAAAGACCAGGTTTTTATATAGAAAATAGAAAAATTGCTTCACTTGGGTTTAGATATAAAAAAGGTATTTCAAAACATGGAGTAGCTATACATATAAATTCAAATCTTGAAAATTTTAATAAAATAAAGCCCTGTAATTTAGAAGGAGTTGTTGCAACATCTTTTAGAAAAGAAAATATTCATATAACTTTTGAAGAAGTAAAAAAAGAGTTGATTGAGATAATAAAATATGAATTTTCAAAAGCCTAA
- a CDS encoding MBL fold metallo-hydrolase: MVTVTSHGAAKTVTGSCHLIEFENGLKILVDCGMFQGLEEDRNFEPFGFNPKEIDYLLLTHGHLDHVGRVPLLVKQGFKGTIVATPATFDIMKIVLLDSAKLMKEEYETRYRKAQRKGKEKEVRKPLYTDEDVKKIYKLKKIKVKYNQKIKLSKKINAVFKDAGHIIGSAFIEISYPEFHTKNSVIFSGDLGNRNNGVLPPPKKPDAAQNLFIESTYGDRVHKSYEDSVVEFKKAIIETLLNRGNVLIPSFAIERTQQILCILKEMDERRELSRDVKVFLDSPMAIKTTKVYKKYKNLLSKHCKSFGNPFNFPQLRLVTKVEDSKKINDLWSGNIIIAGSGMCNGGRILHHFKHRLWNRRNSVIFVGFQAKGTLGREIVDGAKFVKIFDEDIIVRAKIYTINGFSAHADQRELLEWMEEIQDLKKIFLIHGEEDKQLIFKEVIKNYMKIRAHIVEPKEKIYI, from the coding sequence ATGGTAACTGTAACCTCTCATGGAGCTGCTAAAACAGTAACTGGCTCCTGTCATTTGATAGAATTTGAAAATGGTTTAAAAATTTTAGTTGATTGTGGTATGTTTCAAGGCTTAGAAGAAGATAGAAATTTTGAGCCTTTTGGTTTTAATCCAAAAGAGATTGATTATCTTTTATTAACTCATGGCCATTTAGACCATGTTGGAAGAGTTCCTCTGCTTGTAAAACAGGGATTTAAAGGTACTATTGTAGCAACACCTGCTACATTTGATATTATGAAAATAGTTCTTTTAGATAGTGCAAAGCTTATGAAAGAAGAGTATGAGACAAGATATAGAAAAGCTCAAAGAAAAGGAAAAGAAAAAGAGGTAAGAAAACCTCTTTATACAGATGAAGATGTAAAAAAAATATACAAACTTAAAAAAATAAAAGTTAAATATAATCAGAAAATAAAACTATCAAAGAAAATCAATGCTGTTTTTAAAGATGCAGGACACATAATTGGTTCAGCTTTTATTGAAATTTCATATCCAGAATTTCATACAAAAAATAGTGTTATATTTAGCGGTGATTTAGGAAACAGAAATAATGGTGTTCTCCCTCCTCCTAAAAAGCCAGATGCTGCTCAAAATCTTTTTATAGAATCAACATATGGGGATAGAGTTCATAAATCTTATGAAGATAGTGTAGTAGAATTTAAAAAAGCCATAATTGAAACTCTTCTAAATAGAGGAAATGTATTAATTCCATCTTTTGCGATAGAGAGAACACAACAGATTTTATGTATCTTAAAAGAGATGGATGAAAGAAGAGAACTATCAAGAGATGTAAAAGTTTTTTTAGATAGTCCTATGGCTATAAAAACTACTAAAGTTTACAAAAAATATAAAAATCTTCTCTCAAAACATTGCAAAAGTTTTGGAAATCCTTTTAATTTTCCACAGTTAAGACTTGTTACAAAAGTTGAAGACTCTAAAAAAATCAATGATTTATGGTCTGGTAATATTATTATAGCTGGTAGTGGTATGTGTAATGGAGGAAGAATTCTTCACCATTTTAAACATAGGCTATGGAATAGAAGAAATAGTGTTATTTTTGTTGGATTTCAAGCTAAAGGAACTCTTGGAAGAGAGATAGTAGATGGGGCAAAATTTGTAAAAATTTTTGATGAAGATATTATTGTTAGAGCAAAAATTTATACAATAAATGGATTTTCTGCACATGCAGACCAAAGAGAGTTGTTAGAATGGATGGAAGAGATTCAAGATTTAAAAAAGATATTTTTAATTCATGGTGAAGAGGATAAACAGTTAATATTTAAAGAGGTGATTAAAAATTATATGAAAATAAGAGCTCATATTGTTGAGCCAAAAGAGAAAATTTATATATGA
- a CDS encoding 6-phosphofructokinase, translating to MNIALMASGGDCSGMNPATKRFVEYSLEKNITPYFIYEGLEGLIDGKIKKASYTDVSGIIYRGGTIIRSSRSKRFYEKKYRKKAYENLLKYNIDTVVVMGGDGSFRALEILSDEFGINFIGIPATIDNDIYGTEYCLGVDTALNVIRSAVDDIRDTASSFNRAFVIETMGRECGYLALITALTSGAEMCLIPEASYNLDSLKKKFLKQINEGRKYFIAIVAEGLKISKEIKEWFEREIGFESRMTVLGHIQRGGNPTVFDRLAAFEFVSCAIDLAIKGEKRKIVVYKNSKFNSIDSKIVTSNTYKIDERLIHLAKDMME from the coding sequence ATGAATATAGCTTTAATGGCAAGTGGCGGGGATTGTTCTGGCATGAACCCCGCTACAAAAAGATTTGTTGAGTACTCTTTAGAAAAAAATATAACCCCATATTTCATTTATGAAGGCTTAGAAGGTCTAATTGATGGAAAAATAAAAAAGGCTTCTTATACTGATGTATCAGGAATCATCTATCGTGGTGGTACCATAATTCGCTCTTCAAGATCTAAAAGATTTTATGAAAAAAAGTATAGAAAAAAAGCATATGAAAATCTTTTAAAATATAACATTGATACGGTAGTAGTAATGGGAGGAGATGGAAGTTTTAGAGCACTTGAGATACTATCAGATGAGTTTGGAATAAATTTTATAGGTATTCCAGCTACCATAGATAATGATATTTATGGAACTGAATATTGTCTTGGAGTTGATACAGCTTTGAATGTTATAAGAAGTGCTGTTGATGATATTAGAGATACTGCAAGTAGTTTCAATAGGGCTTTTGTTATTGAGACTATGGGCAGAGAGTGTGGTTATTTAGCGCTTATTACTGCTTTAACAAGTGGTGCTGAGATGTGTTTGATACCTGAAGCTAGTTATAATCTTGATAGTTTGAAAAAGAAGTTTTTAAAACAGATTAATGAAGGTAGAAAATATTTTATAGCAATAGTTGCAGAAGGGCTGAAAATAAGTAAAGAGATAAAAGAGTGGTTTGAAAGAGAGATTGGATTTGAGAGCCGCATGACAGTTCTTGGCCATATTCAAAGAGGAGGAAATCCTACAGTTTTTGATAGACTTGCAGCATTTGAATTTGTTTCATGTGCTATAGATTTAGCAATAAAAGGAGAAAAAAGAAAAATTGTAGTTTATAAAAACTCAAAATTTAATAGTATTGATTCAAAAATTGTCACTTCTAATACCTATAAAATTGATGAAAGATTGATTCATTTAGCAAAAGATATGATGGAATAA
- the acs gene encoding acetate--CoA ligase, with amino-acid sequence MIESVLKEKRVFYPNPELSKEARIKSMDEYEKLVEWAKNDFEGFWDHFAKEKIDWIKPYKKVLDDSKAPHYKWFVDGKLNITQHCIDRHLPQKKDKVAILFEDEMGNVEEITYGELYERVNQFANLLKAYGVKKGDRVVLYMSMIPELAIAMLACARIGAIHSVVFAGFSANALRDRIEDANAKLVITCDGGYRKGKVHNIKSVVDEALKEPLDSVEKVLIYDRGIQKFELIDNRDVVINSELKEMEKECEPVILDSEDIAFILYTSGSTGKPKGVQHAVGGYLLWAILTMEWVFDIKDDDMFWCTADIGWITGHTYIVYGPLAVGTTSIMYEGVPVYPDAGRWWKMVEKYKVTKFYTAPTAIRILKKVAPDEPKKYDLSSLRILGTVGEPIDPESWLWYYENVGNKKCSIVDTWWQTETGGHMISPLPGATPMKPGSATKPLPGIFAEVFLEDGSKAGVNEGGFLCITKPWPSMIRDVWGNPQRYKKTYFSFKGNIYLTGDDARVDEDGYIWIMGRADDVINVSGHRLGTMEIESAINKHPNVAESAVVGKHHEIKGEGIFAFIVPREWPENLEEFKNSINEVVTNEIGPIAKPDWIVLTEALPKTRSGKIMRRILRAIAAGEEIKQDISTLENPEIVEKLKEAKPI; translated from the coding sequence ATGATTGAGTCAGTATTAAAGGAAAAAAGAGTTTTTTATCCAAATCCAGAACTTTCAAAAGAGGCAAGAATAAAAAGTATGGATGAATATGAAAAGTTAGTTGAATGGGCAAAAAATGATTTTGAAGGATTTTGGGATCATTTTGCAAAAGAGAAAATAGATTGGATAAAGCCTTATAAAAAAGTTTTAGATGATAGCAAAGCTCCTCATTATAAATGGTTTGTTGATGGAAAATTAAATATAACTCAACACTGCATAGATAGACATTTACCTCAAAAAAAAGATAAAGTCGCAATTTTGTTTGAAGATGAGATGGGAAATGTTGAAGAGATTACATATGGTGAGTTATATGAAAGAGTAAATCAATTTGCAAATCTTTTAAAAGCATATGGAGTCAAAAAAGGAGATAGAGTTGTTTTATATATGTCAATGATACCTGAACTTGCTATTGCTATGCTTGCTTGTGCAAGAATTGGAGCTATTCATTCAGTTGTATTTGCAGGATTTTCAGCAAATGCTTTAAGAGATAGGATAGAAGATGCAAATGCAAAGCTTGTAATTACTTGTGATGGAGGATATAGAAAAGGAAAAGTTCACAATATCAAATCTGTTGTTGATGAAGCTCTAAAAGAACCACTTGATAGTGTAGAAAAAGTTTTGATTTATGATAGAGGTATTCAAAAATTTGAATTAATAGATAATAGAGATGTAGTTATAAATAGTGAACTAAAAGAGATGGAAAAAGAGTGTGAGCCTGTGATACTTGATAGTGAAGATATCGCATTTATTTTATACACTTCAGGTAGTACAGGAAAACCAAAAGGTGTACAACATGCAGTTGGAGGATATCTACTTTGGGCAATTTTAACAATGGAGTGGGTATTTGATATTAAAGATGATGATATGTTTTGGTGTACTGCTGATATTGGCTGGATAACTGGACACACTTATATAGTATATGGTCCATTGGCTGTTGGAACTACATCTATTATGTATGAAGGTGTTCCAGTTTATCCAGATGCTGGTAGATGGTGGAAAATGGTAGAAAAATATAAAGTTACAAAATTTTACACTGCACCTACCGCTATTAGAATCTTAAAAAAAGTTGCTCCAGATGAGCCAAAAAAATATGATTTAAGTTCACTTAGAATATTAGGTACTGTTGGTGAGCCAATAGATCCAGAGTCTTGGCTTTGGTATTATGAAAATGTTGGAAATAAAAAATGTTCAATCGTTGATACATGGTGGCAAACTGAAACTGGTGGCCACATGATAAGTCCTCTTCCAGGAGCTACTCCAATGAAACCAGGCTCAGCAACAAAACCTCTTCCTGGAATTTTTGCTGAAGTTTTCTTAGAAGATGGAAGTAAAGCGGGTGTAAATGAGGGTGGATTTTTATGTATTACAAAACCTTGGCCAAGTATGATAAGAGATGTATGGGGAAATCCACAAAGGTATAAAAAGACATATTTTAGTTTCAAAGGAAATATATATTTAACAGGTGATGATGCAAGAGTTGATGAAGATGGATATATTTGGATAATGGGAAGAGCAGATGATGTAATAAATGTTAGTGGACATAGACTTGGGACTATGGAGATAGAATCAGCAATAAATAAACATCCAAATGTTGCTGAATCAGCAGTAGTTGGAAAACACCATGAAATAAAAGGTGAAGGGATTTTTGCTTTTATAGTGCCAAGAGAGTGGCCAGAAAATTTAGAAGAGTTTAAAAATAGCATTAATGAAGTAGTAACTAATGAAATTGGACCTATTGCAAAACCTGATTGGATTGTTTTAACTGAAGCTTTACCTAAAACAAGAAGTGGTAAAATTATGAGAAGGATTTTAAGAGCAATAGCTGCAGGCGAAGAGATAAAACAGGATATCTCGACTCTTGAAAATCCTGAAATTGTTGAGAAATTAAAAGAAGCAAAACCGATATAA